In the Montipora foliosa isolate CH-2021 unplaced genomic scaffold, ASM3666993v2 scaffold_390, whole genome shotgun sequence genome, one interval contains:
- the LOC137987827 gene encoding zinc finger protein 345-like, with amino-acid sequence MSRSVKERNCRCVNRGTWCIQKRSCLNEEQSLMRDEQVHTGEKTNECKQYGKCFSEAGKLKKHESNHTGEKPHKCKQCDKCFSSASSLRTHERVHIGAKPYKCQHCGKCFAKAGNLRRHKRIHTGEKPYECKQCGNCFGRAGTSKRHARVHNGEKPCECEQCVKCFSSARSLSSYQSLQSHERAHTGEKPYECKQCDKCFSSARSLRRHQKVHTGAKPYKCQHCGKCFDEAGNLTRHKRIHTGEKPYECKQCGKCFSSAGHLKAHERVHTGAKPYKCQHCGKCFADAGYLKKHKRIHTGEKPYECEQCGKWFSVCQSLRRHERVHTGEKLYECKQCGKCFSQAANLRRHENVHSRELRVYDVNRVASVLAKQGI; translated from the coding sequence ATGTCAAGATCAGTTAAGGAAAGAAACTGCCGTTGTGTCAACAGGGGTACTTGGTGTATACAGAAAAGAAGCTGTCTCAACGAGGAACAAAGTCTTATGAGAGATGAAcaagtccatactggagagaagacAAATGAGTGTAAACAAtatggcaagtgttttagcgaagcagggaaattaaagaaacatgaaagtaaccatactggagagaaacctcacaaatgcaaacaatgtgacaAGTGTTTTAGCTCAGCAAGTTctttaaggacacatgaaagagtccacaTTGGAGCGAAGCCTTATAAATGCCAACATTGTGGTAAGTGTTTTGCCAAAGCAGGAAACTTAAGGAGACATAAAAgaatccatactggagagaagccttatgaatgcaagcAGTGTGGCAACTGTTTTGGCCGAGCAGGAACATCGAAGAGGCATGCAAGAGTACATAATGGAGAGAAGCCTTGTGAATGCGAACAATGCGTCAAGTGCTTTAGTTCAGCAAGGTCTTTAAGTTCATATCAAAGTTTACAGTCGCACGAAAGAGCACATAccggagagaagccttatgaatgcaaacaatgtgatAAGTGCTTTAGTTCAGCAAGGTCTTTAAGGAGACACCAAAAAGTCCACACTGGAGCGAAGCCTTATAAATGCCAACATTGTGGTAAGTGTTTTGACGAAGCAGGAAACTTAACGAGACATAAAAgaatccatactggagagaagccttatgaatgcaaacaatgtgggaaGTGCTTTAGCTCAGCAGGTCATTTAAAggcacatgaaagagtccatactggagcgaagccttataaatgccaacattgtggcaagtgttttgcCGACgcaggatatttaaaaaaacataaaagaatacatactggagagaagccttatgagtGCGAACAATGCGGCAAGTGGTTTAGTGTATGTCAAAGTTTACGGAGGCACGAAAGAgtgcatactggagagaagctttatgaatgcaaacaatgtggcaagtgttttagccaagcagcaAATTTGAGGAGACACGAAAATGTGCATTCTAGGGAGCTCCGAGTCTATGATGTAAACAgagtggcaagtgttttagccaagcaggggATTTGA